From a region of the Triticum aestivum cultivar Chinese Spring chromosome 7D, IWGSC CS RefSeq v2.1, whole genome shotgun sequence genome:
- the LOC123164430 gene encoding probable 3-beta-hydroxysteroid-Delta(8),Delta(7)-isomerase isoform X5, producing the protein MCWWAFTGLTHILIKGPFVSTPDFFAKGNPNYFDEVWKEYSKGDSRYIARDTATVTVEGITAVLEGPASLLAVYLLPSGSEVQLSNTVLQRVRCMSGSALRMLGVLHYGLLGWLHLLGQFILLLGVFHRRKQFMGCDTNSDRHKELGEDLRSHSSKRKGWAPPLM; encoded by the exons ATGTGCTGGTGGGCGTTCACCGGGCTGACCCACATCCTCATCAAGGGCCCCTTCGTCTCCACCCCCGATTTCTTCGCCAAGGGCAACCCCAATTACTTCGATGAAGTCT GGAAGGAGTACAGCAAAGGCGACTCCAGATACATCGCCAGGGACACGGCCACCGTCACCGTCGAAGGGATCACGGCCGTGCTGGAAGGCCCTGCTTCGCTGCTTGCAGT TTATCTTCTGCCTTCTGGTAGTGAAGTTCAGTTGTCAAACACGGTTCTTCAACGGG TTCGCTGTATGTCTGGGTCAGCTCTACGGATGCTTGGTGTACTTCATTATGGCCTACTTGGATGGCTTCATCTTCTGGGCCAGTTCATTCTACTTCTGGGCGTATTTCATCGGCGCAAACAATTCATGGGTTGTGATACCAACTCTGATCGCCACAAGGAGCTGGGAGAAGATCTGCGCAGCCATTCATCAAAGCGAAAAG GTTGGGCACCACCCTTGATGTGA
- the LOC123164430 gene encoding probable 3-beta-hydroxysteroid-Delta(8),Delta(7)-isomerase isoform X2 encodes MCWWAFTGLTHILIKGPFVSTPDFFAKGNPNYFDEVWKEYSKGDSRYIARDTATVTVEGITAVLEGPASLLAVYLLPSGSEVQLSNTVLQRVRCMSGSALRMLGVLHYGLLGWLHLLGQFILLLGVFHRRKQFMGCDTNSDRHKELGEDLRSHSSKRKGKAKSEPMERHELLMPTNGDDTTMCLLRWRQNMQTQLRKV; translated from the exons ATGTGCTGGTGGGCGTTCACCGGGCTGACCCACATCCTCATCAAGGGCCCCTTCGTCTCCACCCCCGATTTCTTCGCCAAGGGCAACCCCAATTACTTCGATGAAGTCT GGAAGGAGTACAGCAAAGGCGACTCCAGATACATCGCCAGGGACACGGCCACCGTCACCGTCGAAGGGATCACGGCCGTGCTGGAAGGCCCTGCTTCGCTGCTTGCAGT TTATCTTCTGCCTTCTGGTAGTGAAGTTCAGTTGTCAAACACGGTTCTTCAACGGG TTCGCTGTATGTCTGGGTCAGCTCTACGGATGCTTGGTGTACTTCATTATGGCCTACTTGGATGGCTTCATCTTCTGGGCCAGTTCATTCTACTTCTGGGCGTATTTCATCGGCGCAAACAATTCATGGGTTGTGATACCAACTCTGATCGCCACAAGGAGCTGGGAGAAGATCTGCGCAGCCATTCATCAAAGCGAAAAG GAAAAGCCAAGTCGGAGCCCATGGAACGGCATGAGCTGCTGATGCCGACCAACGGCGACGACACCACTATGTGCCTCCTGCGCTGGAGACAAAATATGCAGACACAACTAAGAAAAGTGTAA
- the LOC123164430 gene encoding probable 3-beta-hydroxysteroid-Delta(8),Delta(7)-isomerase isoform X1 → MCWWAFTGLTHILIKGPFVSTPDFFAKGNPNYFDEVWKEYSKGDSRYIARDTATVTVEGITAVLEGPASLLAVYLLPSGSEVQLSNTVLQRVRCMSGSALRMLGVLHYGLLGWLHLLGQFILLLGVFHRRKQFMGCDTNSDRHKELGEDLRSHSSKRKGKAKSEPMERHELLMPTNGDDTTMCLLRWRQNMQTQLRKVS, encoded by the exons ATGTGCTGGTGGGCGTTCACCGGGCTGACCCACATCCTCATCAAGGGCCCCTTCGTCTCCACCCCCGATTTCTTCGCCAAGGGCAACCCCAATTACTTCGATGAAGTCT GGAAGGAGTACAGCAAAGGCGACTCCAGATACATCGCCAGGGACACGGCCACCGTCACCGTCGAAGGGATCACGGCCGTGCTGGAAGGCCCTGCTTCGCTGCTTGCAGT TTATCTTCTGCCTTCTGGTAGTGAAGTTCAGTTGTCAAACACGGTTCTTCAACGGG TTCGCTGTATGTCTGGGTCAGCTCTACGGATGCTTGGTGTACTTCATTATGGCCTACTTGGATGGCTTCATCTTCTGGGCCAGTTCATTCTACTTCTGGGCGTATTTCATCGGCGCAAACAATTCATGGGTTGTGATACCAACTCTGATCGCCACAAGGAGCTGGGAGAAGATCTGCGCAGCCATTCATCAAAGCGAAAAG GAAAAGCCAAGTCGGAGCCCATGGAACGGCATGAGCTGCTGATGCCGACCAACGGCGACGACACCACTATGTGCCTCCTGCGCTGGAGACAAAATATGCAGACACAACTAAGAAAAGT GTCTTAG
- the LOC123164430 gene encoding probable 3-beta-hydroxysteroid-Delta(8),Delta(7)-isomerase isoform X4, which produces MCWWAFTGLTHILIKGPFVSTPDFFAKGNPNYFDEVWKEYSKGDSRYIARDTATVTVEGITAVLEGPASLLAVYLLPSGSEVQLSNTVLQRVRCMSGSALRMLGVLHYGLLGWLHLLGQFILLLGVFHRRKQFMGCDTNSDRHKELGEDLRSHSSKRKGLSKGSSQV; this is translated from the exons ATGTGCTGGTGGGCGTTCACCGGGCTGACCCACATCCTCATCAAGGGCCCCTTCGTCTCCACCCCCGATTTCTTCGCCAAGGGCAACCCCAATTACTTCGATGAAGTCT GGAAGGAGTACAGCAAAGGCGACTCCAGATACATCGCCAGGGACACGGCCACCGTCACCGTCGAAGGGATCACGGCCGTGCTGGAAGGCCCTGCTTCGCTGCTTGCAGT TTATCTTCTGCCTTCTGGTAGTGAAGTTCAGTTGTCAAACACGGTTCTTCAACGGG TTCGCTGTATGTCTGGGTCAGCTCTACGGATGCTTGGTGTACTTCATTATGGCCTACTTGGATGGCTTCATCTTCTGGGCCAGTTCATTCTACTTCTGGGCGTATTTCATCGGCGCAAACAATTCATGGGTTGTGATACCAACTCTGATCGCCACAAGGAGCTGGGAGAAGATCTGCGCAGCCATTCATCAAAGCGAAAAG GTCTTAGCAAAGGTTCAAGCCAGGTTTGA
- the LOC123164430 gene encoding probable 3-beta-hydroxysteroid-Delta(8),Delta(7)-isomerase isoform X3 — protein MCWWAFTGLTHILIKGPFVSTPDFFAKGNPNYFDEVWKEYSKGDSRYIARDTATVTVEGITAVLEGPASLLAVYLLPSGSEVQLSNTVLQRVRCMSGSALRMLGVLHYGLLGWLHLLGQFILLLGVFHRRKQFMGCDTNSDRHKELGEDLRSHSSKRKANRILKPILV, from the exons ATGTGCTGGTGGGCGTTCACCGGGCTGACCCACATCCTCATCAAGGGCCCCTTCGTCTCCACCCCCGATTTCTTCGCCAAGGGCAACCCCAATTACTTCGATGAAGTCT GGAAGGAGTACAGCAAAGGCGACTCCAGATACATCGCCAGGGACACGGCCACCGTCACCGTCGAAGGGATCACGGCCGTGCTGGAAGGCCCTGCTTCGCTGCTTGCAGT TTATCTTCTGCCTTCTGGTAGTGAAGTTCAGTTGTCAAACACGGTTCTTCAACGGG TTCGCTGTATGTCTGGGTCAGCTCTACGGATGCTTGGTGTACTTCATTATGGCCTACTTGGATGGCTTCATCTTCTGGGCCAGTTCATTCTACTTCTGGGCGTATTTCATCGGCGCAAACAATTCATGGGTTGTGATACCAACTCTGATCGCCACAAGGAGCTGGGAGAAGATCTGCGCAGCCATTCATCAAAGCGAAAAG CAAACAGAATTTTGAAGCCAATTCTAGTTTGA
- the LOC123164432 gene encoding putative multidrug resistance protein isoform X1 produces the protein MGGAADAKKAAVMSVFMHADAMDMALMAVGLVGAIGDGFSTPVKLLITGFIINDLGNSGPEHLQELSSKMDENARNLVFLALGSWVMAFLEGYCWSRTAERQASRMRACYLAAVLRQDVEYFDLKVGSTADVIASVSNDSLVVQDVLSEKVPNLVMNAATFLGSYAAGFVLVWRLTLVTLPSILLLVVPGFMYGRILMGLARQIREQYTRPGAIAEQAISSVRTVCSFAAERATMAQFSTALKESARLGIKQGLAKGIAVGSTGITFTIWAFSVWYGSHLVMYHGYQGGTVSAVSAAAVVGGLALGSGLSNLKYLSEASAAGERVLEVIRRVPKIDSGSDTGEELLNVAGKVEFKNVEFCYPSRPDSTIFACFNLCVPAGRTAALVGSSGSGKSTVMALIERFYDPSAGEVALDGVDIRRLRLKWLRAQMGLVSQEPALFATTIMENILFGKEDATPEEVTAAAKAANAHNFISQLPQGYDTQVGERGVQMSGGQKQRIAIARAILKSPKILLLDEATSALDTESERVVQEALDLASLGRTTIVVAHRLSTIRNADMIAVMQYGEVKELGSHNELIADENGLYSSLVRLQQTRDSNEVDEVSGAGSTSIVGQPNSHNISRRFSSASRSSSDGSMGSADCIDVPKLHPPSFRSLLMLNAPEWRQALMGSLSAVVYGGIQPAYAYAMGNMISVYFLTDHDEIKDKTRKYALTFVALAVLSFLLNIGQHYNFCAMGEYLTKRVREQMLGKILTFEIGWFDHDENSSGAICSQLAKDANVVRSLVGDRMALVTQTVSSVLIACTLGLVIAWRLALVMIAAQPLIIVCFYARSVLLKSMSKKSIQAQSESSKLAAESVSNLRTITAFSSQERILGLFNQAQNGPRKESIRQSWIAGLGLGTSMGLMTCTWALAFWYGGRLMAERRIAANELLQTYMILISTGRVIADAGSMTTDLAKGADAVASVFAILDRVTAIDPDNPEGYKPEKLKGEVDIREIDFAYPSRPDVIIFKGFSLSIQPGKSTALVGQSGSGKSTIIALIERFYDPLRGMVKIDGRDIKTYNLQALRRHIGLVSQEPTLFAGTIRENIVYGTETASEEEIENAARSANAHDFISTLADGYGTWCGERGVQLSGGQKQRIAVARAILKDPAILLLDEATSALDSQSEKVVHEALERVLVGRTSLVVAHRLSTIQNCDLIAVLDKGIIVEKGTHSSLMSKGSTGTYYSLVSLQQGGNQH, from the exons ATGGGTGGTGCAGCAGACGCCAAGAAGGCGGCGGTCATGTCAGTGTTCATGCACGCGGATGCCATGGACATGGCGCTGATGGCGGTGGGCCTGGTGGGCGCCATCGGCGATGGCTTCTCGACACCGGTGAAGCTGCTCATCACCGGCTTCATCATCAACGACCTCGGCAACAGCGGCCCAGAACACCTCCAGGAGTTGAGCTCCAAGATGGACGAG AACGCGAGGAACCTTGTCTTCTTGGCGCTGGGCAGCTGGGTCATGGCGTTCCTAG AGGGGTATTGCTGGTCACGGACGGCGGAGCGGCAGGCGTCGCGGATGCGTGCATGCTACCTGGCAGCGGTGCTCCGGCAGGACGTGGAGTACTTCGACCTCAAGGTGGGGTCGACGGCGGACGTGATTGCCAGTGTCTCCAACGACAGCCTGGTGGTGCAGGACGTGCTGAGCGAGAAGGTGCCCAACCTGGTGATGAACGCCGCCACCTTCCTCGGCAGCTACGCCGCCGGCTTTGTGCTAGTGTGGCGGCTCACCCTGGTGACCCTGCCTTCTATCCTGCTCCTCGTCGTCCCGGGGTTCATGTACGGCCGCATCCTCATGGGCCTCGCGCGGCAGATCAGGGAGCAGTACACGCGCCCGGGCGCCATCGCTGAGCAGGCCATCTCCTCTGTGCGCACAGTGTGCTCCTTCGCAGCAGAGCGTGCCACCATGGCGCAGTTCTCAACGGCGCTCAAGGAGTCGGCGCGGCTCGGGATCAAACAAGGGCTCGCCAAGGGCATCGCCGTCGGCAGCACTGGCATCACCTTCACCATCTGGGCCTTCAGCGTCTGGTATGGCAGCCACCTCGTCATGTACCATGGCTACCAGGGTGGCACTGTTTCCGCAGTCTCCGCCGCGGCCGTCGTTGGTGGCCT GGCGCTGGGGTCGGGGCTGTCGAACCTCAAGTACCTGTCGGAGGCGAGTGCAGCGGGGGAGAGGGTGCTGGAGGTGATCCGGCGGGTGCCCAAGATCGACTCGGGCAGTGACACAGGGGAGGAACTCCTTAACGTTGCCGGTAAGGTGGAGTTCAAGAACGTAGAGTTCTGCTACCCGTCGCGGCCAGATAGCACCATCTTCGCGTGCTTCAACCTGTGCGTGCCGGCGGGGCGCACAGCTGCGCTTGTGGGCAGCAGCGGGTCCGGCAAGTCCACGGTGATGGCATTGATAGAGAGGTTCTACGACCCGTCGGCCGGCGAGGTGGCGCTGGACGGCGTCGACATCCGGCGGCTGCGGCTCAAGTGGCTGCGCGCCCAGATGGGGCTTGTCAGCCAGGAGCCGGCGCTCTTTGCCACAACCATCATGGAGAACATACTATTTGGCAAGGAGGACGCCACGCCAGAGGAGGTCACCGCCGCCGCCAAGGCCGCCAATGCACACAACTTCATCTCCCAGCTGCCGCAAGGGTACGACACACAG GTGGGTGAGCGTGGTGTCCAAATGTCTGGAGGGCAGAAGCAGAGGATTGCTATAGCCAGAGCAATCCTGAAGTCACCCAAGATCCTCCTCCTTGATGAAGCCACCAGTGCACTGGATACAGAGTCAGAGCGTGTCGTACAGGAGGCACTCGACCTGGCCTCCTTGGGTCGGACGACTATCGTCGTTGCCCATCGCCTCTCCACTATCCGCAATGCTGACATGATTGCTGTCATGCAGTATGGTGAGGTCAAGGAGCTAGGCTCCCACAACGAGCTCATTGCCGATGAGAATGGCCTCTACTCATCGCTTGTTCGCCTTCAGCAGACTAGAGACTCAAATGAGGTTGATGAGGTTAGTGGAGCTGGCAGTACTTCCATTGTGGGGCAGCCCAACAGCCACAACATCAGCAGGAGATTCTCCTCGGCTAGCAGGTCCAGCTCAGACGGGTCAATGGGTAGTGCTGACTGCATTGATGTGCCAAAGCTTCATCCGCCATCGTTCAGAAGCCTGCTCATGCTTAACGCACCAGAGTGGAGGCAGGCGCTTATGGGAAGCTTGAGTGCAGTTGTGTATGGAGGCATCCAACCTGCTTATGCATACGCCATGGGAAACATGATCTCGGTCTATTTCTTGACAGATCACGATGAGATTAAGGACAAAACAAGGAAGTATGCACTCACCTTCGTCGCTCTTGCGGTGCTCTCTTTCTTGCTCAATATTGGACAACATTACAACTTCTGTGCCATGGGAGAATACCTCACCAAGAGGGTCAGGGAACAGATGCTCGGGAAAATCCTCACTTTCGAGATCGGATGGTTCGACCACGATGAGAATTCCAGCGGTGCCATATGCTCACAGCTTGCCAAGGATGCCAACGTT GTGAGGTCTCTAGTGGGTGACCGGATGGCGCTGGTGACCCAGACAGTATCTTCGGTGCTTATCGCTTGCACCTTGGGTCTGGTCATTGCCTGGCGTCTTGCCCTTGTCATGATAGCAGCGCAGCCTCTCATCATCGTCTGCTTCTATGCTCGCAGTGTCTTACTGAAGAGCATGTCCAAGAAGTCAATACAGGCACAATCCGAAAGTAGCAAGCTAGCTGCCGAGTCCGTCTCAAACCTCCGTACCATCACGGCCTTCTCATCCCAGGAGCGCATCTTAGGCCTCTTCAACCAAGCACAGAATGGACCGCGGAAGGAAAGCATCCGTCAATCATGGATTGCTGGACTTGGCCTTGGCACTTCCATGGGCCTGATGACATGCACATGGGCCCTGGCCTTCTGGTATGGTGGCAGGCTCATGGCTGAGCGCCGCATTGCCGCCAACGAACTCCTCCAGACCTACATGATTCTGATAAGCACAGGGCGTGTGATTGCTGATGCAGGTAGCATGACAACAGACCTAGCTAAGGGTGCTGATGCAGTCGCTTCAGTCTTTGCTATCCTTGACCGGGTAACAGCAATTGACCCTGACAACCCTGAGGGATACAAGCCGGAGAAGCTCAAAGGTGAGGTGGATATCAGAGAAATCGACTTTGCATACCCTTCAAGGCCAGATGTAATCATCTTCAAAGGATTCTCATTAAGCATCCAACCAGGCAAGTCAACAGCACTGGTTGGGCAAAGTGGCTCTGGCAAGTCAACCATCATTGCGCTTATAGAGCGATTCTATGACCCTCTAAGAGGAATGGTGAAAATTGATGGCAgggacatcaaaacatataatctTCAAGCCCTGCGGCGGCACATTGGCCTGGTCAGCCAGGAGCCAACTCTATTTGCAGGCACAATCAGAGAGAACATTGTGTATGGCACAGAAACGGCAAGTGAGGAAGAAATTGAGAATGCCGCAAGGTCTGCCAACGCACATGACTTCATCAGCACCCTCGCGGATGGATATGGCACATGGTGTGGCGAGAGAGGTGTTCAGCTCTCAGGAGGGCAGAAGCAACGCATTGCCGTGGCCCGTGCCATCCTGAAGGACCCAGCCATATTGCTACTGGACGAGGCTACAAGTGCACTGGACAGCCAATCCGAAAAGGTTGTACATGAAGCACTGGAGAGAGTACTGGTCGGCAGGACAAGTTTGGTTGTGGCACACAGGCTCAGCACGATCCAAAACTGTGACCTAATCGCCGTGCTTGACAAAGGAATTATTGTGGAAAAGGGCACACACTCGTCCCTCATGTCAAAGGGTTCCACAGGAACATATTATAGCTTAGTTAGTTTGCAACAAGGAGGCAACCAACACTAA
- the LOC123164432 gene encoding putative multidrug resistance protein isoform X2 has product MGGAADAKKAAVMSVFMHADAMDMALMAVGLVGAIGDGFSTPVKLLITGFIINDLGNSGPEHLQELSSKMDEVRINKFYTPVPINARNLVFLALGSWVMAFLEGYCWSRTAERQASRMRACYLAAVLRQDVEYFDLKVGSTADVIASVSNDSLVVQDVLSEKVPNLVMNAATFLGSYAAGFVLVWRLTLVTLPSILLLVVPGFMYGRILMGLARQIREQYTRPGAIAEQAISSVRTVCSFAAERATMAQFSTALKESARLGIKQGLAKGIAVGSTGITFTIWAFSVWYGSHLVMYHGYQGGTVSAVSAAAVVGGLALGSGLSNLKYLSEASAAGERVLEVIRRVPKIDSGSDTGEELLNVAGKVEFKNVEFCYPSRPDSTIFACFNLCVPAGRTAALVGSSGSGKSTVMALIERFYDPSAGEVALDGVDIRRLRLKWLRAQMGLVSQEPALFATTIMENILFGKEDATPEEVTAAAKAANAHNFISQLPQGYDTQVGERGVQMSGGQKQRIAIARAILKSPKILLLDEATSALDTESERVVQEALDLASLGRTTIVVAHRLSTIRNADMIAVMQYGEVKELGSHNELIADENGLYSSLVRLQQTRDSNEVDEVSGAGSTSIVGQPNSHNISRRFSSASRSSSDGSMGSADCIDVPKLHPPSFRSLLMLNAPEWRQALMGSLSAVVYGGIQPAYAYAMGNMISVYFLTDHDEIKDKTRKYALTFVALAVLSFLLNIGQHYNFCAMGEYLTKRVREQMLGKILTFEIGWFDHDENSSGAICSQLAKDANVVRSLVGDRMALVTQTVSSVLIACTLGLVIAWRLALVMIAAQPLIIVCFYARSVLLKSMSKKSIQAQSESSKLAAESVSNLRTITAFSSQERILGLFNQAQNGPRKESIRQSWIAGLGLGTSMGLMTCTWALAFWYGGRLMAERRIAANELLQTYMILISTGRVIADAGSMTTDLAKGADAVASVFAILDRVTAIDPDNPEGYKPEKLKGEVDIREIDFAYPSRPDVIIFKGFSLSIQPGKSTALVGQSGSGKSTIIALIERFYDPLRGMVKIDGRDIKTYNLQALRRHIGLVSQEPTLFAGTIRENIVYGTETASEEEIENAARSANAHDFISTLADGYGTWCGERGVQLSGGQKQRIAVARAILKDPAILLLDEATSALDSQSEKVVHEALERVLVGRTSLVVAHRLSTIQNCDLIAVLDKGIIVEKGTHSSLMSKGSTGTYYSLVSLQQGGNQH; this is encoded by the exons ATGGGTGGTGCAGCAGACGCCAAGAAGGCGGCGGTCATGTCAGTGTTCATGCACGCGGATGCCATGGACATGGCGCTGATGGCGGTGGGCCTGGTGGGCGCCATCGGCGATGGCTTCTCGACACCGGTGAAGCTGCTCATCACCGGCTTCATCATCAACGACCTCGGCAACAGCGGCCCAGAACACCTCCAGGAGTTGAGCTCCAAGATGGACGAGGTACGCATCAACAAATTCTACACACCTGTGCCTATT AACGCGAGGAACCTTGTCTTCTTGGCGCTGGGCAGCTGGGTCATGGCGTTCCTAG AGGGGTATTGCTGGTCACGGACGGCGGAGCGGCAGGCGTCGCGGATGCGTGCATGCTACCTGGCAGCGGTGCTCCGGCAGGACGTGGAGTACTTCGACCTCAAGGTGGGGTCGACGGCGGACGTGATTGCCAGTGTCTCCAACGACAGCCTGGTGGTGCAGGACGTGCTGAGCGAGAAGGTGCCCAACCTGGTGATGAACGCCGCCACCTTCCTCGGCAGCTACGCCGCCGGCTTTGTGCTAGTGTGGCGGCTCACCCTGGTGACCCTGCCTTCTATCCTGCTCCTCGTCGTCCCGGGGTTCATGTACGGCCGCATCCTCATGGGCCTCGCGCGGCAGATCAGGGAGCAGTACACGCGCCCGGGCGCCATCGCTGAGCAGGCCATCTCCTCTGTGCGCACAGTGTGCTCCTTCGCAGCAGAGCGTGCCACCATGGCGCAGTTCTCAACGGCGCTCAAGGAGTCGGCGCGGCTCGGGATCAAACAAGGGCTCGCCAAGGGCATCGCCGTCGGCAGCACTGGCATCACCTTCACCATCTGGGCCTTCAGCGTCTGGTATGGCAGCCACCTCGTCATGTACCATGGCTACCAGGGTGGCACTGTTTCCGCAGTCTCCGCCGCGGCCGTCGTTGGTGGCCT GGCGCTGGGGTCGGGGCTGTCGAACCTCAAGTACCTGTCGGAGGCGAGTGCAGCGGGGGAGAGGGTGCTGGAGGTGATCCGGCGGGTGCCCAAGATCGACTCGGGCAGTGACACAGGGGAGGAACTCCTTAACGTTGCCGGTAAGGTGGAGTTCAAGAACGTAGAGTTCTGCTACCCGTCGCGGCCAGATAGCACCATCTTCGCGTGCTTCAACCTGTGCGTGCCGGCGGGGCGCACAGCTGCGCTTGTGGGCAGCAGCGGGTCCGGCAAGTCCACGGTGATGGCATTGATAGAGAGGTTCTACGACCCGTCGGCCGGCGAGGTGGCGCTGGACGGCGTCGACATCCGGCGGCTGCGGCTCAAGTGGCTGCGCGCCCAGATGGGGCTTGTCAGCCAGGAGCCGGCGCTCTTTGCCACAACCATCATGGAGAACATACTATTTGGCAAGGAGGACGCCACGCCAGAGGAGGTCACCGCCGCCGCCAAGGCCGCCAATGCACACAACTTCATCTCCCAGCTGCCGCAAGGGTACGACACACAG GTGGGTGAGCGTGGTGTCCAAATGTCTGGAGGGCAGAAGCAGAGGATTGCTATAGCCAGAGCAATCCTGAAGTCACCCAAGATCCTCCTCCTTGATGAAGCCACCAGTGCACTGGATACAGAGTCAGAGCGTGTCGTACAGGAGGCACTCGACCTGGCCTCCTTGGGTCGGACGACTATCGTCGTTGCCCATCGCCTCTCCACTATCCGCAATGCTGACATGATTGCTGTCATGCAGTATGGTGAGGTCAAGGAGCTAGGCTCCCACAACGAGCTCATTGCCGATGAGAATGGCCTCTACTCATCGCTTGTTCGCCTTCAGCAGACTAGAGACTCAAATGAGGTTGATGAGGTTAGTGGAGCTGGCAGTACTTCCATTGTGGGGCAGCCCAACAGCCACAACATCAGCAGGAGATTCTCCTCGGCTAGCAGGTCCAGCTCAGACGGGTCAATGGGTAGTGCTGACTGCATTGATGTGCCAAAGCTTCATCCGCCATCGTTCAGAAGCCTGCTCATGCTTAACGCACCAGAGTGGAGGCAGGCGCTTATGGGAAGCTTGAGTGCAGTTGTGTATGGAGGCATCCAACCTGCTTATGCATACGCCATGGGAAACATGATCTCGGTCTATTTCTTGACAGATCACGATGAGATTAAGGACAAAACAAGGAAGTATGCACTCACCTTCGTCGCTCTTGCGGTGCTCTCTTTCTTGCTCAATATTGGACAACATTACAACTTCTGTGCCATGGGAGAATACCTCACCAAGAGGGTCAGGGAACAGATGCTCGGGAAAATCCTCACTTTCGAGATCGGATGGTTCGACCACGATGAGAATTCCAGCGGTGCCATATGCTCACAGCTTGCCAAGGATGCCAACGTT GTGAGGTCTCTAGTGGGTGACCGGATGGCGCTGGTGACCCAGACAGTATCTTCGGTGCTTATCGCTTGCACCTTGGGTCTGGTCATTGCCTGGCGTCTTGCCCTTGTCATGATAGCAGCGCAGCCTCTCATCATCGTCTGCTTCTATGCTCGCAGTGTCTTACTGAAGAGCATGTCCAAGAAGTCAATACAGGCACAATCCGAAAGTAGCAAGCTAGCTGCCGAGTCCGTCTCAAACCTCCGTACCATCACGGCCTTCTCATCCCAGGAGCGCATCTTAGGCCTCTTCAACCAAGCACAGAATGGACCGCGGAAGGAAAGCATCCGTCAATCATGGATTGCTGGACTTGGCCTTGGCACTTCCATGGGCCTGATGACATGCACATGGGCCCTGGCCTTCTGGTATGGTGGCAGGCTCATGGCTGAGCGCCGCATTGCCGCCAACGAACTCCTCCAGACCTACATGATTCTGATAAGCACAGGGCGTGTGATTGCTGATGCAGGTAGCATGACAACAGACCTAGCTAAGGGTGCTGATGCAGTCGCTTCAGTCTTTGCTATCCTTGACCGGGTAACAGCAATTGACCCTGACAACCCTGAGGGATACAAGCCGGAGAAGCTCAAAGGTGAGGTGGATATCAGAGAAATCGACTTTGCATACCCTTCAAGGCCAGATGTAATCATCTTCAAAGGATTCTCATTAAGCATCCAACCAGGCAAGTCAACAGCACTGGTTGGGCAAAGTGGCTCTGGCAAGTCAACCATCATTGCGCTTATAGAGCGATTCTATGACCCTCTAAGAGGAATGGTGAAAATTGATGGCAgggacatcaaaacatataatctTCAAGCCCTGCGGCGGCACATTGGCCTGGTCAGCCAGGAGCCAACTCTATTTGCAGGCACAATCAGAGAGAACATTGTGTATGGCACAGAAACGGCAAGTGAGGAAGAAATTGAGAATGCCGCAAGGTCTGCCAACGCACATGACTTCATCAGCACCCTCGCGGATGGATATGGCACATGGTGTGGCGAGAGAGGTGTTCAGCTCTCAGGAGGGCAGAAGCAACGCATTGCCGTGGCCCGTGCCATCCTGAAGGACCCAGCCATATTGCTACTGGACGAGGCTACAAGTGCACTGGACAGCCAATCCGAAAAGGTTGTACATGAAGCACTGGAGAGAGTACTGGTCGGCAGGACAAGTTTGGTTGTGGCACACAGGCTCAGCACGATCCAAAACTGTGACCTAATCGCCGTGCTTGACAAAGGAATTATTGTGGAAAAGGGCACACACTCGTCCCTCATGTCAAAGGGTTCCACAGGAACATATTATAGCTTAGTTAGTTTGCAACAAGGAGGCAACCAACACTAA